From Coturnix japonica isolate 7356 chromosome 1, Coturnix japonica 2.1, whole genome shotgun sequence, the proteins below share one genomic window:
- the IGSF5 gene encoding immunoglobulin superfamily member 5 yields MERFQKFILLPFILAASLTGLGSCYSILSGPTNATVLAGSEARFNCTVSNGWTILIWLLNTNPVLTVINFHGAIETSDRFTSHSYNNSESFTSELIIRDTQLNDSGKIECSIQKIDGNSFAFLSVQVNGSLLIKNSTLMVKENTTVEIVCEALGWSPAPDITWMTNDTLIDKSRYVTQQSQGSNDLHNALSLLTLTPMNTEILTCLADIEALSNPQNTTIAVIVGNSTLESNYGEDSTSTWVIVLAVVFSIVGFILLIILIWVVVRCCCLKKGSTYENEVRKISVKKKTDDHLGNRQRSGSENQGYVPEEQHYTGQIPTTVSLPPMSTKFTVPRSDLHANSASKGRPQRRTDYPINPKKIRNVTHV; encoded by the exons ATGGAGAGGTTCCAGAAGttcattttacttcctttcATCTTAGCTGCCTCGCTCACAG gtcTTGGTTCTTGTTATTCTATTCTGAGTGGCCCTACTAATGCTACAGTCCTTGCTGGTTCAGAAGCCCGGTTTAATTGCACAGTATCAAATGGATGGACAATTCTCATTTGGTTGTTGAATACAAATCCTGTCCTCACTGTCATTAATTTTCATGGAGCTATTGAAACATCAGATCGCTTCACCTCTCATAGCTATAACAACAGTGAAAGTTTCACCTCAGAGCTGATCATCCGCGACACTCAGCTAAATGACTCTGGAAAAATTGAATGCAGCATTCAGAAGATTGATGGTAAcagctttgcctttctttctgtgcaag TTAATGGATCTTTACTCATCAAAAACAGCACTTTAATGGTTAAAGAGAACACAACAGTTGAAATTGTCTGTGAAGCATTAGGATGGTCTCCAGCTCCGGACATTACCTGGATGACAAATGACACTCTTATTGATAAGTCAAGATATGTTACCCAGCAAAGTCAAGGATCTAATGACCTCCACAATGCCCTCAGCCTCCTGACTTTGACTCCAATGAATACTGAGATTTTGACATGTTTAGCTGACATAGAAGCACTCTCTAACCCTCAGAATACAACCATAGCTGTTATTGTTGGCAACTCTACTCTAG AAAGCAATTATGGTGAAGACAGCACAAGCACGTGGGTTATTGTTCTGGCAGTTGTGTTTTCAATTGttggttttattcttctgaTAATTCTTATTTGGGTTGTCGTGCGCTGCTGCTGCCTAAAGAAAG GATCCACATACGAAAATGAAGTGAG gaaaatttcagttaagaagaaaacagatgacCATTTGGGAAACAGACAAAGGAGTGGTAGCGAAAATCAGGGATACGTTCCAGAAGAACAACATTACACAGGACAGATCCCAA CAactgtttctcttcctccaATGTCTACAAAGTTCACTGTCCCTCGTTCAGATTTACATGCCAATTCTGCATCAAAG GGACGACCTCAAAGACGTACCGATTACCCAATCAACccaaagaaaattagaaatgtgACACATGTTTAG